The Deltaproteobacteria bacterium nucleotide sequence ACGGCAACGCCATCAACTCGACCGCGTTCCTCCATGAAAACGGCGTCAACCACAATCTCAACACACTCATCCCCGCCAGCTCCGGTTGGTACCTCACCAATGCCTACGACATCAACGAGCGTGGCCAAATTGTCGGACAGGGTGTGTTTCAAGGGCAGACGAGAGCGTTTCTACTAACCCCGCTGAGTGTGCCGGAACCGGCGAATGTGGTTTTGCTCGGCATGGGGCTGATCGCTTGTGCGTGGCTCGTCAAACGCACCGGCAAACGGCGCCGGGAAATTCTGTAAAAGTGGCTGCCCAAATCGCCATAGCCGTGCCCGGCGCCGAGCGCCTGCCGCCTGCGGCGCTGCTCGGGCCGCCACCAGAGGCCGAGCCTCCGCAGGCGCTTTGGCTGGCGCCGGACGTGCGGTTGTGCGGCAAATTACTTTTCGACCAGCAGATCTGGTGCTGGGGCTGCGACGTGGAAAACCCGCACGGCAATCTACTTTTGCGCTACGGCTTCAAGCGGCGCCGGCCGCCCAAAGGACGCGACGGGTGCAGTCAGTATTCGCTGGCGCTCGAGCGCGGCGAGATCCGGCTTTGGGGTTGGGGCGTCTTGTGCCGCTTGGGCGGACGCGGAATTTTTTTGCGCCGCTATCGCTTTTTCCCCCAACTGCGTCCACCGGCGCGCCTGCGAGCCATGGTTTTTCTGCCGAACCAAGTGGCGCCGCTGTGTGACCCTGTGAGCGAGCCAGAGCAGAAGGCGGCGCGCGCCCGGCTTGCCGAGCTTTGCTGGTGGATCGCCGGCTACGAACGTTGGATCGCCAGGAACTGCGGCAGTGATTATCGCAAAACCGCTCTCGACAAGTGGCACAAACCGCTCGGTGCCTATGCCCATGAGATGGCGCAGACCTGGCAGGTGATCGCGGCGCGGTGTCAGCCGCCGACGCCCGGGCGACGCGCCGGCGCTTTATTAAGTATGCAGAGGAGAACATTCGGATGAAGCAAAGCTCTATAGGTTTACATACGCTCATGTGGGCGGTTTTCTTGGCCATCCTGTTGGTGGTTTTCAAACTGGCCGAGGCGCAAACCAAGTACAAAGTTAGCGACCTCGGAACCCTGGGCGGCAACCAGAGCTTTGCGCTCGACGTCAACAACTCGCGCCAGGTGACCGGCAACTCACGGACGACCAACAGCACGCTGCCGCGAGCACCGCGAGGTGCATGCGTCGTTCTCGTATGACTGCGAGCGTTCGCCGGCCGGGAGCCGGGTGAGTTTCGGTGTGACCAAAATGTTCCCGGAGATCCACGAGCTCAAAGTGCAAGTGCTGAGCGACGCCAAGCAGAGCGGCGCGACGATCAAGAAAGATAGGGGGGATGTCGGCCTATGAATGCCTTACAAACCCAAACACTAGTTTCGCCCGTTTACGTTATCGGCGGCTTTCTCGGCAGCGGCAAGACGACGCTGTTGAAGCGGCTGCTCAAGCGCGCGATCGAGCGCGGCGTCAAGCCGGGCGTTTTGATGAACGAGTTCGGCGAAGCCGACGTCGACGGCGCGTCCCTGTGCGACGGCGATCGCGACGACGATATCGAGCTCAAAGCGATTCTCAACGGCTGCATGTGCTGTGATTTATCCGGCACCGTCGATCAAACGCTGCGCCATTTGCTGGAGGAAGTTAAAGGCGCGCCGGTGTTCATCGAGACCACCGGCCTTGCCTCCACCGGCCAGGTGCTCGACAGCGTGCGCGAGTCGCTCGCCAAGTCCGAGCCGGGAAAAGCGAAAGGACGCTTGGCGTCCTCGGTGGTGGTCGTCGACACGCCGCGCTTCGAGGCGGTTGCCACCGCCTGGTCGGAAGGCATCAATCACCTGCGCCATGTCGATACAGTGATCCTTAACAAGATGGACGGCGCGGACGGCCAAACAGCCGAGCAGGTCGAGCGGCGTGTGCGGCAGGCGAATCCCGATGCCAATATAGTCCGCGCAACCTTCGCTGACATCGCGCCAGAAGCAATTACGGAAAGCATCGCGCGCGCCGCGCAGACGACGGCGCCGGGCGAGGCGACGGCCGACTCAACGGCGGGCTTTCGCAGTTTGACCGTCCGCATTCTCTACCCCATCGATGTCGAGAAACTGAAGGATCTGCTGGGCCGCTACCGCGCGTCGATCGTGCGCGCCAAGGGCTTTGTGCGCACGACCACGGAGCGGGGCATCCAAGAAATCCAATGGGTGCCCGGCGCGTTGACCGTTACGCCTTATCGCACTGAAAAGCGCGTCACCGCCCATCTTGTCGTCATCGGCAGGCGCGTGCCGTGGAATCGCTTTTTCGAGCAGCTCGACAAAGCGGTGCCGACGCCGAAAAAACAACGCAGCAAGTCAGCCAGGCCAAAAAAGAAGCGATGAAGCAAAGGACAACAATGAAACCGATCGTTTTGTTATCGGGGGTTTTTTTTGCCGTCGTCAATGACCTCGGCCACGTTGTGGGCTATGACGGTGCCGGCGCAGGCTTCCTGCGGATCAACGACAAGTTCTCTCCCTTCACTGTCCCCGGCGGGGTCGTCACCTTCCCCACGAGCATCAACAATGCTGGGCAAATCGCTGGCTTCGTCTCCTTGGACGGCGTGACGTCGCGGGCATTCCTGGCGACGCCAGTCCCCGAGCCGGCGTCGGTAGGCCTCATGAGTTTCGGGATTATTGGGCTGGCCGCTTGGCGTTATAGGAAACGCAGGAGCATTAGTTCATGGGTTTAGCACCCGCTGAAATGCCTGCGGGCGGATTTCATCGCCCTCGAGCTGATACTGCACCGGTGCAGCAGTCTTCCACGAGGCGGCACCTCCCACAGTGGAAGAGCTTGCGCGAGATCGGGAAGCGTACCCGAACTATGGCGCGGGTCGGGTCGCTCTATGTATCGATTGAGACATCTTGTCATCCGTTGACACCCAGCAGCACCTTG carries:
- a CDS encoding DUF2796 domain-containing protein; the encoded protein is MHASFSYDCERSPAGSRVSFGVTKMFPEIHELKVQVLSDAKQSGATIKKDRGDVGL
- a CDS encoding PEP-CTERM sorting domain-containing protein, which gives rise to MKQRTTMKPIVLLSGVFFAVVNDLGHVVGYDGAGAGFLRINDKFSPFTVPGGVVTFPTSINNAGQIAGFVSLDGVTSRAFLATPVPEPASVGLMSFGIIGLAAWRYRKRRSISSWV